The following are encoded in a window of Arvicanthis niloticus isolate mArvNil1 chromosome 1, mArvNil1.pat.X, whole genome shotgun sequence genomic DNA:
- the Ppp2r5b gene encoding serine/threonine-protein phosphatase 2A 56 kDa regulatory subunit beta isoform codes for METKLPPASTPTSPSSPGLSPVPPPDKVDGFSRRSLRRARPRRSHSSSQFRYQSNQQELTPLPLLKDVPASELHELLSRKLAQCGVMFDFLDCVADLKGKEVKRAALNELVECVGSTRGVLIEPVYPDIIRMISVNIFRTLPPSENPEFDPEEDEPNLEPSWPHLQLVYEFFLRFLESPDFQPSVAKRYVDQKFVLMLLELFDSEDPREREYLKTILHRVYGKFLGLRAYIRKQCNHIFLRFIYELEHFNGVAELLEILGSIINGFALPLKTEHKQFLVRVLIPLHSVKSLSVFHAQLAYCVVQFLEKDATLTEHVIRGLLKYWPKTCTQKEVMFLGEMEEILDVIEPSQFVKIQEPLFKQVARCVSSPHFQVAERALYFWNNEYILSLIEDNCHTVLPAVFGTLYQVSKEHWNQTIVSLIYNVLKTFMEMNGKLFDELTASYKLEKQQEQQKAQERQELWRGLEELRLRRLQGTQGAKEVPVPRPTPQVAASGGQS; via the exons ATGGAGACGAAGCTGCCCCCAGCGAGCACCCCCACAAGTCCCTCCTCCCCAGGGCTGTCTCCAGTGCCACCACCAGACAAGGTGGATGGATTCTCCCGCCGATCCCTCCGCAGGGCCCGGCCCCGTCGTTCACACAGCTCCTCTCAGTTCCGCTATCAGAGCAACCAGCAAGAGCTCACTCCGCTGCCCCTGCTCAAAG ATGTGCCAGCCTCTGAGTTGCATGAGTTGCTGAGCCGGAAACTGGCCCAATGTGGGGTGATGTTTGACTTCTTGGACTGTGTGGCTGATCTCAAGGGGAAGGAGGTGAAGCGTGCAGCCCTCAATGAACTGGTGGAATGTGTGGGGAGCACCCGGGGGGTCCTCATCGAGCCTGTCTACCCAGACATCATCCGCATG ATATCAGTAAACATCTTCCGGACGCTGCCACCCAGCGAGAACCCTGAATTTGACCCTGAAGAAGATGAGCCCAACCTTGAGCCCTCATGGCCGCATCTGCAG CTGGTATATGAGTTTTTCCTGCGTTTCTTGGAGAGTCCAGATTTCCAGCCCTCTGTGGCGAAGAGATACGTGGATCAAAAGTTTGTCCTGATG CTCCTGGAGCTATTTGACAGTGAGGACCCCCGGGAACGTGAGTACCTCAAGACCATCTTGCATCGGGTGTACGGCAAGTTCCTGGGTCTCCGGGCCTACATCCGAAAACAGTGCAACCATATCTTCCTCCG TTTCATCTATGAGCTGGAGCACTTCAATGGTGTGGCAGAGCTGTTAGAGATCTTGGGAAG CATCATCAATGGCTTTGCGCTGCCCCTGAAGACTGAGCACAAGCAGTTCCTGGTTCGAGTCCTGATCCCCTTGCACTCTGTCAAGTCACTGTCTGTTTTTCATGCTCAG CTGGCATACTGTGTGGTGCAGTTCTTGGAGAAGGATGCAACCTTGACAGAGCAT GTTATCCGGGGGCTCCTCAAATACTGGCCTAAAACCTGCACCCAGAAGGAG GTGATGTTCCTGGGGGAGATGGAAGAGATTCTTGATGTCATCGAGCCCTCCCAGTTTGTGAAGATCCAGGAGCCCCTCTTCAAGCAGGTGGCTCGCTgtgtctccagcccccatttccaG GTTGCAGAGCGGGCTCTGTATTTCTGGAACAATGAGTACATCTTGAGCCTCATTGAGGACAACTGCCACACTGTGCTGCCTGCGGTATTTGGGACCCTCTACCAAGTCTCCAAGGAGCACTGGAATCA AACCATCGTGTCCCTGATCTACAATGTGCTCAAGACTTTCATGGAGATGAATGGAAAGCTGTTTGATGAGCTCACGGCCTCCTACAAGCTGGAAAAACAGCA GGAGCAACAGAAGGCCCAGGAGCGGCAAGAGCTATGGCGAGGCTTGGAGGAACTGCGGCTACGCCGGCTACAGGGGACCCAAGGTGCCAAGGAAGTCCCTGTCCCACGGCCTACGCCCCAGGTGGCTGCCAGTGGGGGTCAGAGCTAG
- the Gpha2 gene encoding glycoprotein hormone alpha-2 has product MSMAPRVLLLCLLSLAVTGRHGPEAAIPGCHLHPFNVTVRSDRHGTCQGSHVAQACVGHCESSAFPSRYSVLVASGYRHNITSASQCCTISSLKKVRVWLQCVGNQRGELEIFTARACQCDMCRLSRY; this is encoded by the exons ATGTCCATGGCACCACGAGTCTTgctcctctgcctgctgagcctgGCAGTCACTGGCAGGCATGGCCCGGAGGCAGCCATCCCAGGCTGCCACTTGCACC CTTTCAACGTGACGGTGCGAAGTGATCGCCATGGCACCTGCCAGGGCTCCCATGTGGCACAGGCGTGTGTAGGACACTGTGAGTCTAGTGCTTTCCCCTCCCGGTACTCTGTGCTGGTGGCCAGTGGCTATCGACACAACATCACTTCCGCTTCCCAGTGCTGCACCATCAGCAGCCTTAAAAAG GTGAGGGTGTGGCTGCAGTGTGTGGGGAACCAGCGTGGGGAGCTTGAGATCTTCACTGCCAGGGCCTGCCAGTGTGATATGTGCCGTCTCTCCCGCTACTAG